The genomic stretch GGGTCCCCATCAAGATACAGGCAAGAGGAGTCTTCATCTCATGAATCATGGCGTATGAGAAATCCTCACGCATTCTAGCTATTTTATTCTGATGGGCAATAATACGAATCTGATAAACAAGACAATAGACAATCATTGCCATCATCAAGACAGTAGCAATGAGAAGCAAGGTCATCTGTTGGAAAATAATCCAATAAGGATTAACAATAAAAGCCTGAAGATTCTCCGTGCGTTTATAATTGATAGGTTGTAATCCGGTTTTCAACAAACCATAATCCCCCACCTGTATGGAACGGGAGCTTCTAAGAATATTCCCCAGCGAATCTGTCACACAGGTTATTACCTCTGCATCCAATCCTTCGGCAGCAAGACCTGTCCGATAAATAGAATCTAAACTTGACAAAGAAACAGACAATTTATAATCCCTCTTGACAATCTCTTGCATGGAAACCTGCATATTGGACATCAACCATTGGTTCACATTTTCATCAACCCTGTCATCCTTAAAAAGATCATAATCTTCATCCAAGCTTATTCTAACCATAATGGAAGTATCTCTGTCCTTATACTTCTTTTGCAAAGAATCTTGATATACTTCCATGCGATAAAACACCTCACGCATCGTTGCATCTCTAAATACTTCATTGCTTCTGAACTGTATACTTTCCTTAGTTAGCTTATAAGTATTTACAAGCCAAACGTACTGCAAACTGATGATTGCCAACAGTCCAATACAAGCCACCCAACGAATATGTTTGATTGTCATACACTTATATCCTATCCATACTTTGTTAACGTAATGTTAACCTGCTATTAACCAGGTAAGGAAAAAAGTCTCCCTACTTTTGTTTCGTCAAAGTTAAAGAAAATATTAAAAACAAATAGATATGAAAAAGCAAAATTTTATCATCACATCGCTATTTTTATTTTGGATTATAGGAACAACCGCTGCACAAACCATTACCGGAAAGGTTATAAACATCCATGCACAAGCCATTGACGGTGCAACCGTCATCCTACAAACCATTGATTCTACTTTCGTGGACGCCGTAATCACAGATACCACCGGTTGCTTTAGGTTCAACCGGCAACCAGCATCTTATCGGCTGATTTTCCAACACATCATGTACGAAACCCTCTTATTGACAACTACAGGAGAAGACACAGGCACGATTACCCTGAAAAGTAAAGATTATGCCCTGGACGAAGTTATCGTCAAAGGGGAACGCCCTCTTGTAAAAGTGGAAGAAGGAAAATTATCGTATGATCTGTCACAACTCACCACACATAGAATCGTGAACAATGCTTATGAAATCCTTCAGCAATTACCCGGTGTACAAGAAATAAACGGCAACCTTTCATTGGCAGGCGCACACAATCTGAGCATTATTCTAAACGGAAGACCCACAACAATGAGTCACGAACAGTTAGCCATTTTATTAAAAAACACTCCGGCTTCACGTGTAGAAAAGGTAGAAGTTATGTATAGCACACCGCCGCAATATCATATAAGAGGTGCTGCCATCAACTTACTTTTGAAAGTTTATCGTCCGGAAGAAAGCGGGTTGCAAGGAGAAGTTAATGCCGGATATCTATACAATTACAGAAATGGCACACAAGGAGGAATCAGCCTACTTTACACCACTCCTAAATGGAATATAGACTTGCTATATAATACCCATTATGAACAAAACAGACAAACTACAGATACGTACTCACACCACACCTTAAAAAATAATGTATATGATATCTGTCAACACAATAACATTGACAGAAAAGGAATAACACATTATGTACGGACAGGCGCTGAATATAAATTCAATGGTAGTGCTCATATCAATTTGGCCTATACCGGTATCTTCAACCCTAACAACGATAATCATTCGTATTCCGACGGGAACATCACAACCGCAGACAATCGGACAAAAAAGGAGGCTCAAATGCACAATCTCGCTTTAGATTATCTCTCTGGCTTCGGTATGAAAGCTGGAATAAATTATACCTCCTACCATTCCGAAAGTCATCAGCAATTCACCAACAAAGACAACAAAAAACAAACAAGCGAATTTCATACGACTAGCGGACAAATAATAGACCGCTGGAAAATATACGTAGACCAGTCACACACACTACCACGAGAGTGGACCTTGAATTATGGCACCTCTTTGACTTATGCCAGTGACCATAATACTCAGTTCTATCATACCCAAAACGGAACAGATATGAGCGAACTTAACACAGACAATCGTTATAACGAATATACATATGACTTCTATGTCGGATTCAGCAAAAATATGGGAGAACGTTTGTCTTTCAGCGCATCCATAACCGGAGAATACTACAAAACGGCCCGTTATCATGCATGGGCGGCTTATCCTACAGCCGAATTAACATACGTAATGACCCCAGCGCATATTTTACAACTTGCATTCACTTCAGATAAAACCTATCCCAGCTACTGGGATCTGAGCGAAAGTACCGGCTATATAAGTGGTTATGAAGAAGTACAAGGCAATCCAATGTTAAAGCCATCCACCGACTATTCCGTAAATCTGAATTATATTTTAAAGAACAAGTATATCTTCAGCCTAGCTTATGACTATGAGCCCGATTTATTTCAGCAACTGGCTTATCAGAGTACGGAACGCCTGACATTGATTTACAAGACCCTGAACTGGGATTATCAGCAAAGTTTTTCAGCCACTGCCATCATTCCCTTCAAAATAGGCCATTGGCTGGACAGCCGTGCCACACTACAAGCAGAATACAGGCAGGCGAAATGTGATAAATTCTTCGACCTTTCTTTCAACCACAGCAAATGGATTGGATTGGGAATGTTACAGAATAACCTAACGCTGTCTACCCAACCGGACATACGCATGGAACTGACCGGACTTTATTTAAGCCCATCCATTCAGGGAAATTATGATTTAAGCAATGTATGGGCCATCCATGCCGGGTTGCGATGGAATTTTGCCAACCAAAAGGCGAGTCTTCAACTGAAAGCCACTGATCTGTTCAATTCAATGCAAGGAGATATAGATGTAACACTGCGCAATAAAGGGCAGTATATGGACATGCACATCAACAGTTATTCACGCAACGTAACTTTATCCTTTACTTACAAGTTCGGAGGCTATAAAGAAAAACAGCATAAACCAATAGACACTTCCCGATTCAAATAAAGCATCATCAATAGTATCATAACACAGTAATAAGGGGCAGATTCGTACATCCGCCCCTCATTCGATTATTTCATAACAGAAAGTATCTTACTATATTCAGACTGATTATTCAATGTCTCAATAGCTTTTTTCAGATCAGGATCATCTTTCAAGCGTTGCAGTATCGCGCCACGTTGGAAATAGTAACGTTTCAAAATCTCCTGAGCAATAGCATCTTTTATCTCTTTCGAGAACCTGTCCAACTCATGATCCAAATTATGCGTCAATTTCGTTTCCAAAGCGGCAAACTCTTCTTTTGCCCCATCCATATATCCTTCAAACTCTGCTATTTCTTTCAAGTTCTTCAGCATCTTCTCACTTTGCCGATCATAAGTAAACTTACGCTTATGTAACATCTTCTTAAAATCAACATAGTCAGCATCTGTTATTGTAAAGTCTTTCACTTCCCCTACCTGAGAATGCTTGATACAATATTGGGTAGCATAATCAAAAATCATATCATCATTAAGCAGATAAAACATAATGTTTGGGAAATTTTCAACTTTCACCTCCACATCCGGACGAATACCGCCACCATCACGCACTTCACGTCCGGCTGCTGTATGGAATACATTGGTCAGGCTGTCCGGAGTACGGGCCACAGACCCGTCAGCATTACGTTTAGCATAATCAATAGCTTGAATGCATCGTCCGCTGGGAAT from Phocaeicola dorei encodes the following:
- a CDS encoding sensor histidine kinase, with product MTIKHIRWVACIGLLAIISLQYVWLVNTYKLTKESIQFRSNEVFRDATMREVFYRMEVYQDSLQKKYKDRDTSIMVRISLDEDYDLFKDDRVDENVNQWLMSNMQVSMQEIVKRDYKLSVSLSSLDSIYRTGLAAEGLDAEVITCVTDSLGNILRSSRSIQVGDYGLLKTGLQPINYKRTENLQAFIVNPYWIIFQQMTLLLIATVLMMAMIVYCLVYQIRIIAHQNKIARMREDFSYAMIHEMKTPLACILMGTRMLKSGKLDIYPDKREKHFQILEDESEHLLSLTNKVLTLSKLENAQLRLWKEEVQLRPMLEDLIEKYTAKADKPVHFSLRLESEWVYADEEFLKEAIGNLVDNSIKYSGEEVEIQISSLRQDHNFYLIKVRDNGMGIPLKDQSRIFEKYERASAADRSRKGGASGFGLGLNYVFRVAEAHGGKVCVESIEGEYSEFLLFLPSEERV
- a CDS encoding outer membrane beta-barrel family protein; this encodes MKKQNFIITSLFLFWIIGTTAAQTITGKVINIHAQAIDGATVILQTIDSTFVDAVITDTTGCFRFNRQPASYRLIFQHIMYETLLLTTTGEDTGTITLKSKDYALDEVIVKGERPLVKVEEGKLSYDLSQLTTHRIVNNAYEILQQLPGVQEINGNLSLAGAHNLSIILNGRPTTMSHEQLAILLKNTPASRVEKVEVMYSTPPQYHIRGAAINLLLKVYRPEESGLQGEVNAGYLYNYRNGTQGGISLLYTTPKWNIDLLYNTHYEQNRQTTDTYSHHTLKNNVYDICQHNNIDRKGITHYVRTGAEYKFNGSAHINLAYTGIFNPNNDNHSYSDGNITTADNRTKKEAQMHNLALDYLSGFGMKAGINYTSYHSESHQQFTNKDNKKQTSEFHTTSGQIIDRWKIYVDQSHTLPREWTLNYGTSLTYASDHNTQFYHTQNGTDMSELNTDNRYNEYTYDFYVGFSKNMGERLSFSASITGEYYKTARYHAWAAYPTAELTYVMTPAHILQLAFTSDKTYPSYWDLSESTGYISGYEEVQGNPMLKPSTDYSVNLNYILKNKYIFSLAYDYEPDLFQQLAYQSTERLTLIYKTLNWDYQQSFSATAIIPFKIGHWLDSRATLQAEYRQAKCDKFFDLSFNHSKWIGLGMLQNNLTLSTQPDIRMELTGLYLSPSIQGNYDLSNVWAIHAGLRWNFANQKASLQLKATDLFNSMQGDIDVTLRNKGQYMDMHINSYSRNVTLSFTYKFGGYKEKQHKPIDTSRFK